A genomic segment from Malus domestica chromosome 05, GDT2T_hap1 encodes:
- the LOC139187689 gene encoding receptor-like protein EIX2 isoform X2: MDTLLANTLFNPLNISLSFLILLLASTYLPTAIICLGDIGVPSTSNVKPLCIEEERRALVSFKQHLVDPSGRLSSWVGHDCCQWEGISCNNSTGHVVKMDLRNPYADSYFDDEWDESAYERSFLGGKINASLLSLKHLKYLDLSCNEFQGIRIPMFFGELKSLQYLNFYFASFEGEIPPSLGNLSSLNILDLGMNSHLSSRNLTWLSHLSSLKYLNLNYMDLSRTGASWAYHINMLPSLLELHLSSCQIESIPLTLQRVNFLPLSLQRINLTSLLVLDMSNNGIKYSSLPNWFFNLTSLITLDLSRNDFGSPFPNEFANFKSLEHLDLSRTGLNGQIPKVSGNLCKLKVLSLSGNKFDGGGIEEFWRSVSNCPNNSLRVTRFVLL, encoded by the coding sequence ATGGATACCTTGCTTGCAAACACCTTATTCAATCCCCTCaatatttctctctcttttctcattTTGCTTTTGGCATCTACGTATCTACCCACTGCCATAATCTGCTTGGGTGATATCGGAGTTCCGAGCACTAGCAATGTGAAACCATTATGCATTGAGGAAGAAAGGCGGGCACTTGTCAGCTTTAAACAACATCTTGTTGATCCTTCTGGTAGGCTTTCTTCTTGGGTGGGTCATGATTGCTGTCAATGGGAAGGAATTTCATGCAACAACAGCACTGGCCATGTTGTGAAGATGGACCTCCGGAATCCATATGCAGATTCCTATTTTGATGACGAATGGGACGAGTCGGCTTATGAAAGGTCTTTCCTGGGAGGTAAGATAAATGCTTCTTTGTTGAGCTTGAAACATTTAAAATACCTGGACCTCAGCTGTAATGAGTTTCAGGGCATTCGCATTCCGATGTTCTTTGGGGAGCTTAAAAGTTTGCAATATCTCAATTTCTACTTTGCATCATTTGAGGGAGAGATTCCCCCCTCTCTTGGTAACCTGTCAAGCCTGAATATTCTTGATCTCGGGATGAATTCCCACTTGTCTTCCAGAAACTTGACTTGGCTTTCTCACCTCTCTTCCCTAAAATACCTTAATCTCAATTACATGGACCTTAGCCGCACAGGAGCCAGTTGGGCATATCATATTAACATGCTTCCTTCATTGTTAGAGTTACACTTATCTTCGTGTCAAATTGAAAGCATTCCACTCACACTCCAAAGGGTTAACTTCCTTCCACTCTCACTCCAGAGGATTAACTTGACATCACTTTTGGTCCTTGATATGTCGAATAACGGTATTAAATATTCTTCACTTCCCAATTGGTTTTTTAATCTTACTAGCCTCATAACACTTGATCTATCGAGGAATGATTTCGGTAGTCCTTTTCCAAATGAATTTGCAAACTTCAAATCTCTAGAACACCTTGATTTATCGAGAACAGGCTTAAATGGTCAAATTCCGAAAGTTAGTGGAAATTTGTGCAAGCTAAAGGTCTTAAGCCTTTCTGGCAACAAGTTTGATGGTGGGGGGATTGAAGAGTTTTGGAGGAGCGTCTCAAATTGTCCAAATAATTCCTTAAGAGTCACTAGATTTGTCTTATTGTGA
- the LOC139187689 gene encoding receptor-like protein EIX2 isoform X1, with product MLKSLQNLKLYRNSLWGSIPDSIGNLSSLKTLDLYFNKMNGSISKSLGQLYELVHLDLSYNSWEGTLTEAHFRNLTRLQDFQVGNQVTDPPMSLVFDVASVWDPPFKLQSIAIINCRVGLDFWVWLQSQTELIYVTLSGIGTFEDLILEEWLLKMSSQLKDLDLSNNQLRGNFPSRLKFPNLESIDLSNNQLNGPLPLWWSTSVYFLGLESNLFSRPIPSNIGQMMPNLQFLSVRSNQFSGEMPRAWSVGSKIFFLDVGHNNLSGNIPTSLGVLSLLQVLKLNNNNFSGVIPDSLQNCSGLKSFDLGHNKLFGNIPLWIGGSNVSLLYRLQLRSNVFTGHIPQQLCNLRNLHILDLSHNSLSGTISKCLDTLTSLVNNNSNDFNMGSYEQATLTLKGAELVYNTTLNLVKSIDFSSNNLQGEIPEEISNLCLLGTLNLSMNQLTGRIPFKIGNLHLLETLDLSHNNLSGHIPQSLSSLTSLSHLNLSYNNLTGRIPSGSQLQTLNDLSIYITIHRYVALLSQLIALEMTLS from the coding sequence ATGTTAAAGAGTTTGCAGAATCTCAAGCTTTACAGAAACTCTTTGTGGGGCTCAATTCCAGATTCCATCGGAAACTTGTCATCCTTGAAAACATTGGACCTCTATTTTAATAAGATGAATGGCTCCATTTCAAAAAGTCTGGGACAACTCTATGAGCTAGTTCACCTCGATCTGTCTTATAATTCATGGGAAGGTACTCTAACGGAAGCCCATTTCAGAAACCTCACGAGATTACAAGATTTTCAAGTAGGAAATCAAGTCACAGACCCACCCATGTCCCTCGTTTTTGATGTGGCTTCTGTTTGGGATCCTCCTTTCAAACTCCAGTCAATTGCGATCATAAACTGTCGGGTAGGTCTTGATTTTTGGGTATGGCTTCAATCTCAAACTGAACTGATCTACGTCACTCTTAGTGGTATTGGAACCTTTGAAGATTTGATACTAGAGGAATGGTTGTTGAAGATGTCTTCCCAACTCAAAGATTTGGATTTATCTAACAACCAATTACGTGGAAACTTTCCATCCCGTTTGAAATTTCCAAATTTAGAGTCTATTGATTTGAGTAATAATCAATTGAATGGCCCACTCCCACTTTGGTGGTCCACTAGTGTCTATTTCCTTGGTCTTGAAAGCAATCTATTTTCTAGGCCAATTCCCTCGAATATTGGCCAGATGATGCCCAATTTGCAATTTTTGTCTGTAAGGAGCAATCAGTTTTCTGGGGAAATGCCTCGTGCATGGAGTGTGGGAAGCAAAATTTTTTTTCTAGATGTTGGTCACAACAATCTCTCTGGTAATATTCCCACTTCATTGGGGGTATTAAGTTTACTACAAGTATTAaagctcaacaacaacaattttaGCGGTGTAATTCCTGATTCCTTACAAAATTGTTCTGGTTTGAAGAGTTTTGATCTTGGACACAACAAGTTATTTGGGAACATACCTCTATGGATAGGAGGATCAAATGTATCCTTGTTGTATAGGCTACAATTACGATCCAACGTTTTTACAGGACATATTCCCCAGCAACTGTGCAATCTTCGGAACCTTCACATCCTCGATCTTAGTCACAACAGTCTTTCAGGTACTATTTCCAAGTGTTTGGATACTTTAACTTCGCTGGTCAACAATAATTCTAATGACTTCAATATGGGTTCTTATGAGCAAGCCACACTGACACTAAAAGGAGCGGAGCTTGTGTACAACACGACTCTAAATCTTGTAAAGAGCATTGATTTTTCATCAAATAATTTACAAGGTGAGATTCCTGAAGAAATAAGCAACCTCTGCCTGTTGGGCACCCTGAATTTGTCCATGAATCAATTGACTGGAAGGATCCCCTTCAAGATCGGAAACTTGCATTTGCTCGAAACTCTTGATTTGTCACACAACAACCTTTCAGGACATATTCCTCAAAGCTTGTCATCTTTAACCTCTTTGTCCCACTTAAACTTGTCTTATAACAACTTGACTGGAAGAATTCCTTCTGGAAGTCAGCTTCAAACCCTCAATGATTTGTCCATTTATATAACAATCCATCGCTATGTGGCGTTACTCTCTCAACTAATTGCCCTGGAGATGACACTTTCCTAG
- the LOC139196533 gene encoding uncharacterized protein, whose translation MARQLLGNRSKFCAALLHRHNLPSNSFQTLPSSIPTAPSQPPTAFPSSASTSKPFSNSIHHFPNPHFLQLRPLSSPSGASYLCYCCRHCSKIQFLNFGFGNSSVSRRMSLAPQSAKLKMELCQHFSISLQCGRFISPIIGELSEQYPRVTTYKVDIDEPTFQFFKDGKKVTQVVGANVARLRNTFGSLGNTTWYWKTI comes from the exons ATGGCACGGCAATTGCTCGGCAATCGCAGCAAGTTCTGCGCAGCGCTTCTTCATCGTCACAACCTTCCTTCCAATTCTTTCCAAACCCTGCCTTCGTCAATCCCCACCGCACCATCTCAGCCGCCCACAGCATTTCCTTCCAGTGCTTCCACCTCCAAACCCTTCTCCAATTCCATCCACCACTTCCCAAACCCTCACTTTCTGCAACTCCGACCTCTCTCCTCGCCCTCAGGTGCTTCATATTTATGTTATTGTTGTCGGCATTGTTCAAAGattcaatttttaaattttgggtttgggAATAGCTCAGTAAGTCGGAGGATGAGTTTAGCACCGCAGTCAGCAAAGCTAAag ATGGAGCTGTGCCAACACTTTTCTATTTCACTGCAGTGTG GCAGGTTCATATCTCCAATCATTGGAGAGTTGAGTGAGCAATACCCACGCGTAACAACGTATAAGGTTGACATCGACGAG CCTACATTCCAATTCTTTAAAGACGGGAAGAAGGTGACTCAAGTTGTTGGTGCTAATGTTGCTCGCTTGAGAAACACTTTTGGAAGTTTGGGAAATACGACGTGGTATTGGAAAACAATATAG